The proteins below are encoded in one region of Methanoculleus taiwanensis:
- a CDS encoding 30S ribosomal protein S3ae, which translates to MARKKQVGRRVEGWKAKKWYRVHVPDAFGKIEIGDTISADPENMVGRVMTATLGEVVQDYSKSHIKMKFRINNVAGESAYTEFVGHEVTRDYLRSMVKRRTSRIDTIMPVITKDGKKVRLTIVCLTLTRAEQSQIHSIRQTIMQQIAARATEADLDTLVKDVMSGDLSRDLFKAVKTIYPVRRVEITKSKLERIAAV; encoded by the coding sequence ATGGCAAGAAAGAAGCAGGTTGGAAGAAGAGTAGAAGGCTGGAAGGCAAAGAAGTGGTACCGGGTGCATGTTCCGGACGCCTTCGGCAAGATCGAGATCGGTGACACGATCTCCGCCGACCCCGAGAACATGGTCGGCCGTGTGATGACTGCGACCCTCGGCGAGGTTGTCCAGGACTACTCCAAGTCGCACATCAAGATGAAGTTCAGGATCAACAACGTGGCAGGCGAGTCCGCCTACACCGAGTTCGTGGGGCACGAAGTGACCCGTGACTACCTCCGGTCGATGGTCAAGCGCCGGACGTCCCGGATCGACACGATCATGCCGGTCATCACCAAAGACGGCAAGAAGGTTCGCCTGACCATCGTCTGCCTCACCCTTACCAGGGCAGAGCAGAGCCAGATCCACTCGATCCGTCAGACGATCATGCAGCAGATCGCTGCCCGCGCTACCGAGGCCGACCTCGATACGCTCGTCAAGGACGTCATGTCCGGCGATCTTTCCCGGGATCTCTTCAAGGCCGTCAAGACGATCTACCCCGTCAGGCGCGTCGAGATTACGAAGTCCAAGCTCGAGCGGATCGCTGCCGTATAG
- a CDS encoding 2,3-bisphosphoglycerate-independent phosphoglycerate mutase produces the protein MTAQKILLLVLDGISDRPCASLGGLTPLQAANTPNLDRFATEGITGIMDTIAPGIRPGSDTAHLSLLGYPPERYYTGRGPLEAEGSGIHMEPGMIGFRCNFATVDENSLITDRRAGRIHDTAALSAAIREGVDLSAYEVGFRFESGAGHRAALAFVGDLLGDRVTSNDPKKEGAEPLPVKPIGDAPADEKTAAVCNEFIRQSREILFDHPLNIERLEQGLPPANLLLIRGAGRMGHFEPFEERYDLSGSVISAATLISGIGMVVGLEHIPVPGTTGSVDSDLPAKVAATLRELERKDFVLLNIKGADEAGHDGKPEQKRDFIEVIDAALEPFAALDDTILVICGDHSTPCSVKDHSADPVPLVIRGEGVRTDRNWAFDEISCAEGGINRIRGLDLMPIVLDLINKAHKYGA, from the coding sequence ATGACTGCACAGAAGATCCTGCTCCTGGTGCTCGACGGGATATCCGACCGCCCCTGCGCGTCGCTTGGCGGGCTGACGCCCCTGCAGGCCGCAAATACCCCGAACCTCGACCGGTTCGCGACGGAAGGAATCACCGGCATCATGGATACGATTGCGCCCGGCATCAGGCCCGGGTCCGATACGGCACACCTGAGCCTGCTCGGCTATCCGCCCGAACGCTACTACACCGGCCGGGGGCCGCTTGAGGCGGAGGGGTCGGGTATCCACATGGAACCCGGGATGATCGGGTTTCGGTGCAATTTTGCCACGGTCGACGAAAACAGCCTGATCACCGATCGGCGGGCCGGCCGGATCCACGACACCGCGGCTCTCTCGGCGGCGATCCGGGAGGGGGTCGATCTCTCCGCGTACGAGGTTGGATTCCGGTTCGAGTCCGGTGCCGGGCACCGCGCCGCCCTCGCGTTCGTCGGTGATCTCCTCGGCGACCGCGTCACCTCGAACGACCCGAAGAAAGAGGGTGCCGAGCCGCTTCCCGTCAAACCCATCGGTGATGCGCCTGCCGACGAGAAGACGGCAGCTGTCTGCAACGAGTTCATCCGCCAGTCCCGTGAGATACTCTTCGATCATCCCCTCAACATCGAACGGCTGGAACAGGGGTTGCCGCCCGCGAACCTCCTCCTGATCCGGGGTGCCGGGAGAATGGGGCATTTCGAACCGTTCGAGGAGCGGTACGATCTCTCCGGCAGCGTTATCTCGGCCGCCACCCTGATCTCGGGGATCGGGATGGTCGTCGGGCTCGAGCATATCCCGGTGCCGGGGACGACCGGGTCGGTGGACTCCGACCTCCCCGCCAAGGTGGCGGCGACCCTGCGCGAGCTCGAGCGGAAGGATTTCGTGCTCCTGAACATAAAAGGCGCGGACGAGGCCGGGCACGATGGAAAACCCGAGCAGAAGCGGGATTTCATCGAAGTGATCGATGCGGCGCTCGAGCCCTTTGCGGCGCTCGACGATACGATCCTCGTGATCTGCGGCGATCACAGCACGCCCTGTTCGGTGAAGGATCACAGTGCAGACCCGGTTCCGCTGGTGATCCGGGGAGAAGGCGTCAGAACCGACCGCAATTGGGCGTTTGACGAGATATCCTGTGCAGAAGGGGGGATTAACCGGATACGCGGCCTCGATCTGATGCCGATTGTTCTCGATCTAATAAACAAGGCTCATAAATACGGCGCATGA
- a CDS encoding polymer-forming cytoskeletal protein, producing MEDTAKHDWLRECSLPDSTELQERLLKTDQDIIIGDRCQIDYGLAGKDIVVCEFCTINGNILASGDVRIDNWCEVAGNVFVDEDAYLGEGVKIRGKLVVHGDLDIGDNVQIEQGFEAKGWISIRNPMPVIVYLMLYLVALLGIEKEEELESVMQKIFGEEEVEKTPPLMIPGGAVMNMQTITVPDRMAIGRGCRLHGNIKAGSVTMLASTTLFGSLHARDAVTVAEGSVVHGDLRSDGDVTLEQSVRILGDVICRRLTLHEEARVDGTIRAPGGLKIERVT from the coding sequence ATGGAGGATACAGCGAAGCACGACTGGCTCAGGGAATGCTCGCTCCCCGACAGCACCGAGCTGCAGGAGCGGCTGCTCAAGACCGACCAGGATATTATAATCGGCGACCGCTGCCAGATAGATTACGGCCTTGCAGGCAAGGATATAGTTGTCTGTGAGTTCTGTACCATAAACGGGAACATCCTCGCGTCAGGCGACGTCAGGATCGATAATTGGTGCGAGGTGGCCGGGAACGTCTTCGTGGACGAGGATGCCTACCTTGGCGAGGGTGTCAAGATCCGGGGCAAGCTCGTCGTCCATGGCGACCTCGATATCGGTGATAACGTCCAGATAGAGCAGGGTTTCGAGGCAAAGGGCTGGATCTCGATCAGGAACCCCATGCCGGTCATCGTCTACCTCATGCTCTACCTGGTGGCGCTCCTCGGCATCGAGAAGGAAGAAGAACTCGAATCGGTCATGCAGAAGATCTTCGGCGAGGAGGAGGTCGAAAAGACTCCCCCGCTGATGATCCCGGGAGGCGCGGTGATGAACATGCAGACCATCACCGTCCCCGACCGCATGGCCATCGGCAGGGGGTGCCGCCTGCACGGCAACATCAAGGCGGGCTCGGTCACGATGCTCGCCAGCACGACGCTGTTCGGGAGCCTGCATGCCCGTGATGCCGTCACGGTCGCGGAGGGATCGGTCGTGCATGGCGATCTCCGGAGTGACGGTGATGTTACGCTGGAACAGAGTGTGCGGATCCTCGGGGACGTCATCTGCAGGAGGCTGACGCTCCACGAGGAGGCACGGGTGGACGGCACGATCCGGGCGCCGGGCGGGCTGAAGATAGAGAGAGTTACATGA
- a CDS encoding CHASE4 domain-containing protein: MDLRSKVILIVIATLAVLLVAHVLISDAVVMQSYSDLELRETRQHLERALIAVDYEIGRVDGLCRDWAWWDDTCRFVGEGNDAYIRSNLVDSTFSQLRLNMMLYLNQSGAVVFAKGYDLAAGTPTPLPAPLLDRITSDNRLVGHDDAKNGVAGLIVLPEGPMIVSSQSIVLSSGDGPSHGTLIIGRYLDDAALEALQSTTLLPFSLLPRDDWAPLNDSWEPLPASGSMLVQTINPDTTTGYVLIEDIYGEPAVMLRTDLPRTIYNQGRSTFNYLLGSVIVAGLLFGFVTISLLERTTLLQMGRLSDDVAGIGARRDFASRLPVNGENELSRLAGAINGMLEELEAARRELQESSDRYHLLFNSGNDFIIVCAVTDDGAPCRILDVNDLVCRRLGYTRSELLALPITRLIPDGEAVSSGTRRLHLIHFVKKRGETIPVEVNTHPVTLGTEQAVLAIARDITERQLAEEELTRHRQHLEEMVEERTDALVRLNERLQREIVERRKTEQHRKEAYDQIERNIEQFAILADHIRHPLQVIQGMADLLDDEAKGAKIAVQVERIDAIIKQLDQGWVESEEIRAFLKRYS, from the coding sequence ATGGATCTCCGCAGCAAAGTCATTCTCATCGTCATCGCGACACTTGCAGTACTTCTCGTAGCCCACGTCCTGATATCCGACGCCGTCGTGATGCAGAGTTACTCCGACCTCGAGCTCCGGGAGACCCGCCAGCATCTTGAGCGGGCTCTGATTGCCGTCGATTATGAGATCGGGAGGGTCGACGGGCTCTGCAGGGACTGGGCGTGGTGGGACGACACCTGCCGGTTCGTCGGTGAGGGGAACGATGCCTACATCAGATCAAACCTCGTCGACTCCACGTTCAGCCAGCTTCGCCTGAATATGATGCTGTACCTGAACCAGTCGGGAGCGGTCGTCTTCGCGAAGGGGTACGATCTCGCTGCCGGGACGCCGACGCCGCTCCCGGCGCCCCTTCTCGACCGGATCACCTCCGACAACCGACTCGTCGGCCATGACGATGCGAAGAACGGCGTTGCCGGACTGATCGTCCTTCCCGAAGGGCCGATGATCGTCTCCTCACAGTCGATCGTCTTAAGCAGCGGGGACGGGCCTTCACACGGAACTCTCATTATCGGGCGGTACCTCGACGACGCCGCGCTGGAAGCGTTGCAGTCGACCACCCTCCTGCCGTTCTCCCTTCTCCCGCGGGACGACTGGGCACCGCTGAACGACTCCTGGGAGCCGCTCCCGGCATCAGGGTCGATGCTGGTACAAACGATTAATCCGGATACCACCACCGGCTACGTGTTGATCGAGGATATCTACGGCGAGCCGGCCGTCATGCTGCGCACCGACCTTCCCCGGACTATCTACAACCAGGGACGCTCGACGTTCAACTATCTTCTCGGCTCCGTCATTGTAGCAGGACTCCTCTTCGGTTTTGTGACTATCTCCCTCCTCGAGCGGACGACGCTCCTGCAGATGGGGCGGCTCAGCGACGACGTCGCCGGGATCGGGGCGAGGCGCGACTTTGCATCCCGGCTCCCGGTGAACGGGGAGAACGAACTCTCCCGGCTTGCCGGAGCGATCAACGGCATGCTCGAGGAGCTCGAGGCGGCCCGCCGGGAACTTCAGGAGAGCAGCGACCGGTATCACCTCCTCTTCAACAGCGGGAATGATTTTATAATCGTCTGTGCCGTCACCGACGACGGGGCTCCCTGCAGGATCCTCGACGTCAACGATCTCGTCTGCCGGCGGCTCGGCTATACCCGGTCTGAACTGCTCGCTCTCCCGATAACGAGGCTCATCCCCGACGGCGAGGCCGTCTCCTCAGGAACCCGGCGCCTCCACCTGATCCACTTCGTGAAGAAACGGGGGGAGACGATCCCGGTCGAGGTGAATACTCATCCCGTCACCCTCGGCACGGAGCAAGCGGTGCTTGCGATCGCCCGGGACATCACCGAGCGGCAGCTGGCGGAGGAGGAACTTACACGACACCGGCAGCATCTTGAGGAGATGGTCGAAGAGCGGACGGATGCGCTTGTCCGGCTCAACGAACGTCTTCAGCGTGAGATCGTCGAACGCCGGAAGACAGAGCAGCACAGGAAAGAGGCGTACGATCAGATCGAGCGGAATATCGAACAGTTCGCGATCCTCGCCGACCATATCCGCCACCCCCTGCAGGTCATTCAGGGAATGGCCGACCTCCTCGATGACGAGGCGAAAGGAGCGAAGATAGCGGTGCAGGTCGAGCGGATCGATGCGATCATCAAGCAGCTCGACCAGGGTTGGGTCGAGTCCGAAGAGATCCGGGCGTTTTTAAAGAGATATTCGTGA
- a CDS encoding DEAD/DEAH box helicase — MKIIIQPQKGTYKLLFIDGGRVTASGFVDLAGTPKGQRPKNFKIRKKQKQLKPVPTRDFIAVLRRAKVQLAGGSREFESFLNDLQIPYSRITICRLCQLEDRFAPIDKSSAVRYGNEWICMECAKRELRRELGYMGKFGGSMLSHLEQLLEQIRDLNKVLASVGPDNLDRSRTLYDRLEAHAREETVHITELPLPPAFAKASGIEYLMPVQQLAVEGGLLDRQHLLVVSATASGKTFIGEMAGMKNFLEGKGRTLFLVPLVALANQKYQRFRDRYGRLVRVSLQTGVSRLNLPETRPVGERDIGAPIVVGTYEGIDHALRTGRVLKDIGTVVIDEVQMLEDPERGHRLDGLIARLKHVAPKAQFLYLSATIGMPGLLAKKLNAQLIRYAERPVPLERHLLFVERTKKIDFIKQLVAEEFKQRSSKGFRGQTIVFTNSRARCHVVAEALGRKAAPYHAGLSSQERRDVENRFANGDIAAVVTTAALAAGVDFPASQVVFDALAMGIQWLGVGEFHQMMGRAGRPDYHDLGRIVILAEPGGSYSRTSGKTEDEVAVGLLRGEMEEVAPEYDLEESSEEFVANAVVCGGDEQQIIRLNNLMVGTLEPVLSALLDEKLVRRRAGRIELTDMARVMAEHFIGMERLLEIRRLVAKMDDAVGIVAELDCAEQRQE; from the coding sequence ATGAAGATCATTATTCAGCCGCAGAAAGGCACGTATAAACTATTGTTCATCGACGGAGGCCGGGTTACCGCCTCCGGATTCGTCGATCTCGCCGGTACGCCGAAAGGGCAGCGGCCGAAGAACTTCAAGATCCGCAAAAAACAGAAACAGCTCAAACCGGTTCCCACCCGCGACTTCATCGCCGTGCTCCGGCGGGCGAAGGTGCAGCTTGCAGGAGGCAGCAGGGAGTTTGAGTCGTTTCTAAACGATCTGCAGATCCCCTACTCCCGGATCACCATCTGCCGGCTCTGCCAGCTCGAAGACCGGTTCGCACCGATCGATAAATCGAGCGCTGTCCGCTACGGGAACGAGTGGATCTGCATGGAGTGCGCTAAAAGGGAACTCCGGCGGGAACTCGGGTACATGGGCAAGTTCGGCGGCTCCATGCTCTCCCACCTCGAGCAGCTGCTCGAACAGATCCGCGACCTCAACAAGGTTCTCGCATCGGTCGGGCCGGATAACCTTGACCGGTCACGGACGCTCTACGATCGCCTCGAAGCCCACGCACGGGAAGAGACCGTGCACATCACCGAGCTCCCGCTCCCCCCGGCTTTTGCAAAGGCCTCGGGGATCGAGTACCTCATGCCGGTGCAGCAGCTCGCCGTAGAAGGCGGGCTCCTCGACCGGCAGCACCTGCTGGTGGTCTCGGCGACCGCCAGCGGGAAGACGTTCATCGGGGAGATGGCGGGGATGAAGAACTTCCTCGAGGGCAAAGGTAGAACCCTCTTTCTCGTTCCCCTGGTGGCGCTCGCGAACCAGAAGTACCAGCGGTTCCGCGACCGCTACGGCCGCCTCGTCCGAGTCTCCCTGCAGACGGGCGTCAGCAGGTTGAACCTCCCGGAGACCCGGCCGGTCGGGGAGCGGGATATCGGTGCACCGATCGTCGTCGGCACCTACGAGGGGATCGACCATGCGCTCCGGACGGGACGGGTGCTCAAGGATATCGGCACGGTGGTGATCGACGAGGTGCAGATGCTCGAGGATCCCGAACGCGGCCACCGCCTCGACGGCCTGATCGCCCGCCTCAAGCACGTCGCCCCGAAAGCGCAGTTCCTCTACCTCTCCGCAACCATCGGAATGCCGGGGCTGCTCGCGAAGAAACTGAACGCTCAGCTCATCAGGTACGCCGAACGCCCCGTCCCGCTCGAACGGCACCTGCTCTTCGTGGAGCGGACGAAGAAGATCGACTTCATCAAGCAGCTCGTGGCCGAAGAGTTCAAACAGCGGTCATCGAAAGGGTTCCGCGGCCAGACGATCGTCTTCACGAACTCCCGTGCCCGGTGCCACGTCGTCGCCGAAGCGCTCGGCAGGAAAGCAGCTCCGTACCACGCCGGGCTCTCGTCACAGGAACGGCGCGACGTCGAGAACCGCTTTGCGAACGGAGATATCGCCGCCGTGGTCACGACGGCGGCTCTCGCGGCGGGTGTCGACTTTCCGGCATCCCAGGTGGTCTTCGACGCTCTCGCCATGGGTATCCAGTGGCTCGGCGTCGGGGAGTTCCACCAGATGATGGGACGTGCGGGGCGGCCCGACTACCACGATCTCGGCAGGATCGTGATCCTTGCCGAACCCGGCGGATCGTACTCCCGCACCTCCGGCAAGACCGAGGACGAGGTAGCCGTCGGTCTCCTGCGGGGCGAGATGGAAGAGGTCGCGCCGGAGTACGATCTCGAAGAGAGCTCCGAAGAGTTCGTTGCGAACGCCGTCGTCTGCGGCGGCGACGAGCAGCAGATCATCCGGCTGAACAACCTGATGGTCGGGACGCTCGAACCGGTGCTCTCGGCGCTCCTCGACGAGAAACTCGTGCGCAGGAGAGCGGGGCGGATTGAACTTACCGATATGGCACGGGTGATGGCCGAGCACTTCATCGGGATGGAACGCCTCCTCGAGATCCGGCGGCTCGTGGCGAAGATGGACGACGCGGTCGGGATCGTCGCCGAGCTCGACTGCGCGGAGCAGCGCCAGGAGTAG
- a CDS encoding DUF7839 domain-containing protein has translation MTEVREDPLYIILRSKREATRFQILVEIAEHQPAVRQQEIAEKLGVTPQAVSEYIRELVDEGFVAAHGRGRYEVTKSGVEWVLRNAEALEAYARHVTKDIIQQVAVWTALARDEIRKGDRIGVYMQDGWLYATLQEKTAMGEATMDARPGEDVGVSHLEGIIEHREGLIHVCKIPRVERGGSRKVSSTLLRSAIDRAEMVAAVGLESYVALKKAGCEPDMFFGSREGVVEAAFHGRECAILIVDEEFTDFLKRLETAGLAYTIHDLIVS, from the coding sequence TGACAGAAGTTCGTGAAGACCCCCTGTACATCATCCTCCGGAGCAAGCGCGAGGCGACACGCTTCCAGATTCTGGTCGAGATAGCGGAGCATCAGCCGGCCGTCCGGCAGCAGGAGATCGCAGAGAAACTCGGGGTGACACCTCAGGCAGTCTCGGAGTATATCCGGGAGCTGGTGGACGAAGGGTTCGTCGCCGCTCACGGCAGAGGCCGCTACGAGGTGACGAAGAGCGGTGTCGAGTGGGTGCTCCGGAACGCCGAGGCGCTCGAGGCATACGCCCGCCATGTCACGAAGGATATCATCCAGCAGGTCGCGGTCTGGACGGCACTTGCGCGGGATGAGATCCGGAAAGGGGATCGCATAGGCGTATATATGCAGGACGGATGGCTCTATGCGACGCTCCAGGAGAAGACCGCCATGGGAGAGGCCACCATGGACGCAAGACCCGGCGAAGACGTCGGCGTTTCGCACCTTGAAGGGATCATCGAGCACCGCGAGGGGCTCATCCACGTCTGCAAGATTCCCCGGGTCGAACGGGGCGGGTCGCGCAAAGTCAGCAGCACCCTGCTCCGCAGCGCCATCGACCGCGCCGAGATGGTTGCGGCCGTGGGCCTCGAGTCCTACGTCGCGCTGAAGAAGGCGGGGTGCGAACCCGATATGTTCTTCGGATCCCGTGAAGGCGTCGTCGAAGCGGCATTCCACGGCAGGGAGTGTGCCATCCTCATCGTCGACGAGGAGTTCACCGACTTCTTAAAGCGTCTCGAGACGGCAGGCCTCGCCTATACCATCCACGACCTCATAGTCTCATGA